In a single window of the Sulfuricaulis sp. genome:
- a CDS encoding HipA domain-containing protein: protein MTDRYAAVWARTAAEPRKVGNLVATDREMRFSYAPEFLEQSGDIAGLSLLLPPLLWRDRPFVHQSTEILPLLPRLMALIPGRNTNNIQRRLYTSLLAKRLNSPAQGFETEWELLMLTGHNGIGHIDVFPNDRVALETYADKDAPKKRVGSRSEFWKFLKEGASQEFSDETIDIMRLIGPTPSVGGQIPKLLVAIPDKNSWDGSLAEPGTRAIDGNPYVDVVMKVEDPQYRGLMALEALCLDLHRELGFEVPRHWRATIDGLSVLAVERFDRAPTGNPIAMESFFSVYATGQQQVRTMTDAEIEGVGVMLLKLAEITNIDPAAARLEVYRRFLMALLTGNGDLHLENLAFLGGPEKLRVSPVFDPTPMRAWDRHDLISALPFYIDADHGLGYSVARVGESFGLTRSSAADILHELITATKDYPERVQALKDVPDVNKKNLATRVKSLRGKLVGAGGK, encoded by the coding sequence ATGACCGACCGCTACGCGGCGGTGTGGGCCCGCACCGCCGCTGAGCCCCGCAAGGTGGGCAATCTCGTGGCGACCGATCGCGAGATGCGCTTTTCCTACGCACCGGAATTCCTTGAACAGAGCGGTGACATCGCCGGCCTTTCGCTGTTACTGCCGCCGCTGCTGTGGCGCGATCGGCCCTTTGTGCACCAGTCCACCGAGATCCTCCCGTTGTTGCCGCGGCTGATGGCCCTGATCCCGGGTCGCAACACTAATAACATCCAGCGACGGCTGTATACCAGTCTGCTCGCAAAACGCTTGAATTCTCCCGCTCAAGGATTTGAAACAGAATGGGAATTATTGATGCTCACAGGGCATAACGGCATCGGTCATATCGACGTATTTCCGAACGATCGCGTGGCATTGGAAACCTATGCCGACAAGGACGCGCCCAAAAAACGGGTCGGTTCACGCTCGGAATTCTGGAAATTCCTGAAGGAGGGCGCGAGCCAGGAATTCAGTGATGAAACGATTGATATCATGCGGCTGATCGGCCCCACACCCTCGGTGGGAGGCCAAATCCCCAAGCTCTTGGTGGCCATCCCGGATAAGAACTCCTGGGACGGCAGCCTGGCCGAGCCCGGGACCCGTGCTATCGACGGTAATCCGTACGTGGACGTGGTTATGAAGGTTGAGGACCCGCAGTATCGTGGCCTGATGGCACTGGAGGCCCTGTGCCTGGATCTGCACCGTGAACTGGGTTTTGAAGTCCCGCGCCACTGGCGCGCTACGATCGATGGCCTGTCTGTACTGGCCGTAGAACGCTTCGACCGCGCTCCAACCGGCAATCCGATCGCCATGGAAAGCTTTTTCTCGGTATACGCCACCGGTCAACAACAGGTGCGCACCATGACGGATGCCGAGATCGAAGGCGTGGGAGTGATGCTGCTGAAACTGGCTGAAATCACCAATATCGATCCTGCGGCGGCGCGACTCGAGGTTTACCGGCGCTTTCTGATGGCGTTGCTTACCGGCAACGGCGACCTGCATCTGGAAAACCTGGCCTTCCTGGGCGGGCCGGAAAAGCTTCGCGTATCGCCGGTATTCGATCCCACCCCCATGCGCGCCTGGGACCGGCATGACCTGATCTCGGCGCTGCCGTTTTACATCGACGCGGATCACGGACTCGGCTACAGCGTCGCCCGTGTCGGTGAGTCCTTCGGTCTGACCCGCAGCAGCGCCGCGGATATCCTGCATGAGCTGATAACAGCGACCAAGGATTACCCCGAGCGGGTACAGGCGCTCAAAGATGTGCCTGACGTGAACAAGAAAAATCTGGCGACGCGGGTTAAATCACTACGTGGCAAGCTGGTTGGAGCAGGGGGCAAATAA
- a CDS encoding helix-turn-helix domain-containing protein, whose product MIYIDYMINIKSQDNSDPVRSTLNAILLAAEARKLKEKELARLAGLRPETLSRMKSRGTADFTLIDRLARVVGLKLAVVPDDDQLARIQQGRFFT is encoded by the coding sequence ATGATTTATATTGATTATATGATCAATATTAAATCTCAAGACAATTCTGATCCGGTACGGTCAACCCTCAACGCCATTCTTCTCGCCGCTGAGGCCAGGAAGCTCAAGGAGAAGGAGCTGGCAAGACTCGCCGGGCTGCGCCCTGAAACCCTAAGCCGCATGAAGAGCCGCGGTACCGCCGACTTCACACTCATCGACCGCCTGGCACGCGTTGTGGGCTTGAAACTGGCCGTGGTGCCGGACGATGACCAGCTCGCACGCATCCAGCAGGGCCGTTTCTTCACATGA
- a CDS encoding DUF3014 domain-containing protein, whose product MKKTMWLVVLLVLGGFAAGFYYWQMGQKELPLPPTTIAPAEPMPEPEPQIRHPIKEAPAPEKPLPTTLESSDDALLDALTGFFGQKAVQEFFDVKEAVRRFVVTVDNLPRKQAPLRYRLLKPVAGQFLATGEGEDYLTSPDNYRRYKSYVLLADAVDAKKLVAVYTRFYPLFQQEYINLGYPKGYFNDRLVDTIDDLLAAPEIPGRIKLVRPKVMHLFADPALEELSGGQKIMIRMGVENSTRIKARLREIRQELTGQALKP is encoded by the coding sequence ATGAAAAAAACAATGTGGCTGGTGGTATTGCTGGTTTTGGGTGGATTTGCCGCGGGTTTTTATTACTGGCAAATGGGGCAGAAGGAACTGCCACTCCCACCAACGACTATCGCGCCGGCTGAGCCAATGCCTGAACCCGAGCCGCAGATACGCCATCCGATTAAAGAAGCGCCGGCGCCGGAAAAGCCGCTGCCGACAACCCTGGAGAGCAGTGATGATGCCTTGCTTGATGCGCTCACAGGCTTTTTCGGCCAAAAAGCGGTTCAGGAATTTTTCGATGTGAAGGAAGCCGTACGGCGCTTCGTGGTAACGGTAGATAACCTGCCGCGCAAGCAAGCACCCCTGCGTTATCGGCTGTTAAAGCCGGTGGCGGGGCAGTTCCTCGCGACCGGGGAGGGTGAAGACTATCTTACCAGTCCCGATAATTACCGGCGCTACAAGTCTTATGTATTGTTGGCCGATGCTGTGGACGCCAAAAAGCTGGTGGCGGTATACACGCGTTTCTACCCGCTGTTTCAACAGGAATACATAAACCTCGGATACCCCAAGGGTTACTTCAACGATCGGCTGGTGGATACGATTGACGATCTGCTCGCCGCGCCGGAGATTCCTGGGCGGATCAAACTGGTTCGACCCAAAGTCATGCACCTGTTCGCCGATCCCGCGCTTGAAGAGCTGTCAGGGGGGCAGAAAATCATGATTCGCATGGGGGTCGAGAATTCCACACGGATCAAAGCCCGGCTGCGAGAGATTCGACAGGAACTGACGGGGCAGGCATTAAAGCCTTGA
- a CDS encoding heme-binding protein, with amino-acid sequence MKIKLFVPVLLGAMLSLPVQAADVLNTKLMTLDLARDIANQTLNDCRKKGYNTAVVVVDRAGDPQVVLRDVYVSRHAIEIAQRKASAVVMSGISTLDFIKNRGEIRAELNEISGILLLQGGLPIRAGGSLIGAVGVSGAPGGEKDEACAATGIKMVQERLDFAE; translated from the coding sequence ATGAAAATAAAATTATTCGTGCCTGTGCTGCTGGGAGCAATGCTGTCTTTACCGGTCCAGGCAGCGGATGTGCTGAATACTAAACTGATGACGCTCGACCTCGCGCGCGATATCGCCAATCAAACATTGAATGACTGTCGCAAAAAGGGATATAACACGGCCGTTGTGGTAGTGGATCGAGCAGGTGATCCGCAGGTTGTATTGCGCGATGTATACGTATCCCGCCATGCCATCGAAATCGCCCAACGCAAAGCAAGTGCTGTTGTGATGTCGGGCATCAGCACGCTGGACTTTATCAAGAACCGTGGCGAGATTCGGGCCGAGCTGAACGAAATATCGGGCATCCTGTTACTGCAAGGCGGCTTGCCGATTCGCGCAGGTGGTTCACTGATCGGGGCAGTAGGTGTCAGCGGCGCCCCCGGCGGCGAGAAGGACGAGGCCTGCGCCGCGACCGGCATCAAAATGGTACAGGAGCGGTTGGACTTCGCCGAATAA
- a CDS encoding class I fructose-bisphosphate aldolase produces MNIDLLKSAANTIVAKQKGVLAADESSPTIKKRFDSIKVESTEENRRRYREILFTAEGIERYIGGVILFDETLRQSTRDGTPFAKLLSNRGIVPGIKVDKGAKALALYPGNRVTEGLDGMRERLAEYKQLGARFAKWRAVIDIDERDIPSAFAIRANAHGLARYAALCQEIDLVPIVEPEVLMDGAHDIERCEAVTAQVLEAVFTELDAHRVVFDGMLLKPNMVIPGKKCPKQVSVQQVAEATLRCLRRYVPASVPGIVFLSGGQSAEDATDHLNAMNAMGSQPWQVSFSYGRALQAPVLAAWKGQEGNVTTAQKMLLKRCQLNGLARDGKYSRAMEQAA; encoded by the coding sequence ATGAACATCGACCTACTCAAGTCAGCGGCAAACACCATCGTGGCGAAGCAAAAAGGCGTATTGGCAGCGGATGAAAGCAGCCCCACGATCAAGAAACGCTTCGATTCGATCAAGGTCGAGTCCACCGAGGAAAATCGGCGGCGTTACCGCGAAATCCTGTTTACCGCTGAGGGAATTGAGCGCTATATCGGCGGCGTCATTCTCTTTGACGAAACCTTGCGCCAAAGCACCCGTGACGGCACACCCTTTGCCAAGCTGCTGTCGAACCGCGGCATCGTTCCCGGAATCAAGGTGGACAAGGGAGCCAAGGCGCTGGCGCTGTACCCGGGCAACAGGGTCACCGAAGGTCTGGACGGGATGCGTGAACGACTCGCCGAGTACAAGCAACTGGGCGCGAGGTTCGCCAAGTGGCGCGCCGTAATCGATATCGATGAACGCGACATCCCGTCGGCGTTCGCCATCCGCGCCAATGCCCATGGCCTCGCGCGCTATGCCGCCCTGTGCCAGGAGATCGATCTTGTGCCAATCGTGGAACCGGAAGTGCTCATGGACGGCGCGCACGACATCGAGCGCTGCGAAGCCGTGACTGCGCAGGTGTTGGAAGCCGTGTTTACCGAACTGGACGCCCACCGCGTGGTATTTGACGGCATGCTGCTCAAACCGAACATGGTGATCCCCGGCAAGAAGTGTCCGAAACAGGTCAGCGTGCAACAGGTGGCCGAGGCCACACTCCGCTGCCTCAGACGCTACGTGCCGGCGTCAGTGCCGGGCATCGTGTTTCTGTCCGGCGGACAGAGCGCCGAGGATGCCACCGACCACCTAAATGCCATGAACGCCATGGGTTCGCAGCCGTGGCAGGTCAGTTTCTCTTACGGACGAGCGCTGCAAGCGCCGGTACTGGCGGCTTGGAAAGGACAGGAAGGCAATGTGACCACTGCGCAGAAGATGCTCCTGAAGCGTTGTCAGTTAAACGGCCTGGCGCGTGATGGAAAATATTCCCGGGCCATGGAACAGGCCGCATAA
- a CDS encoding DUF5062 family protein has translation MKKLKHEAELVKGAIPAGMKYGEERGAVVFEPTDSASEKILFIYRLLVHDKLIQALPEDQVSQQSMRHKLAIWYSHQLPKDHPLLK, from the coding sequence ATGAAGAAACTGAAACATGAGGCGGAGTTGGTCAAAGGCGCAATTCCCGCCGGTATGAAATATGGTGAGGAGCGGGGCGCCGTTGTGTTTGAGCCAACGGATTCGGCCAGTGAGAAAATCCTGTTTATCTACCGGTTGCTGGTTCACGATAAGCTTATCCAGGCGTTACCGGAAGATCAGGTCTCGCAACAATCCATGCGGCACAAACTTGCCATCTGGTACTCCCATCAATTGCCGAAGGATCATCCGCTTTTGAAATAA
- a CDS encoding DoxX family protein: protein MFSFLDDFKPYGHWLLRIALGSVFVIHGIGNFMNLTGFATAINVPHMVGLILVIAEIVGGVLVLSGSFMDDKLTRVGAMLLIPVMLVVMYTMYWGDISFTLSKVHVMSGLESLLVMFLVSLYVLLKGNKT from the coding sequence ATGTTTAGTTTTCTCGATGACTTCAAACCCTATGGGCATTGGCTGCTGCGCATCGCATTGGGCAGCGTGTTTGTGATTCATGGTATCGGCAATTTCATGAATCTCACCGGCTTCGCGACGGCGATAAATGTGCCGCACATGGTGGGTTTGATTCTCGTAATCGCGGAAATTGTCGGCGGTGTCCTGGTGCTGTCAGGTAGTTTTATGGATGACAAGCTGACGCGCGTGGGCGCAATGCTGCTGATACCCGTAATGCTCGTCGTTATGTACACGATGTATTGGGGTGATATCAGCTTCACGCTCTCCAAGGTCCACGTTATGTCGGGATTGGAATCCCTGCTCGTGATGTTCCTGGTATCGCTATATGTCCTGTTGAAGGGAAATAAGACATAA
- a CDS encoding MFS transporter — protein sequence MSTTNAGDGDPTAAKTAFPILATISVCHLLNDMMQSLLPAIYPMLKRNYGLDFGQIGVLTFTFQFTASVLQPMVGYYTDRKPLPYSLASGMGFTLMGLVLLAYAHNYTALLLAAALIGIGSAVLHPESSRVARMASGGRHGLAQSLFQVGGNAGSAIGPLLAAFIVLRYGQSSVAWFSIAALLGMFLLIHVGRWYKDHGLARMKPHTEKGGAPAALPRAKVKLAIVVLIALIFSKFFYMASMTSYYTFYLIDRFQVSIQSAQIHLFVFLGAVALGTITGGSLGDRFGRKAVIWVSILGVLPFTLLLPYANLFWTGVLSVPIGFILASAFPAIVVYAQELMPSRIGTVAGLFFGLAFGLGGIGAAVLGEFADATSIQLMFHVCAFLPIIGLLASFLPPLETESRRQRLTTAAVDMTGNVDASPEQAQK from the coding sequence GTGAGCACGACTAACGCCGGCGACGGCGACCCCACAGCCGCAAAAACGGCGTTTCCCATTCTGGCCACCATCAGCGTGTGCCATTTGCTGAATGACATGATGCAATCGCTGCTGCCGGCGATATACCCCATGCTGAAGCGTAATTACGGCCTCGACTTTGGCCAGATTGGCGTGCTGACGTTCACGTTTCAATTCACCGCCTCGGTGCTGCAGCCAATGGTCGGCTATTACACCGACCGTAAACCGCTGCCGTACTCGCTGGCAAGCGGTATGGGCTTTACGCTGATGGGGCTGGTGCTGCTGGCCTATGCCCACAATTACACGGCGTTACTGCTGGCAGCGGCGCTGATCGGTATTGGCTCGGCGGTGCTGCACCCCGAATCCTCGCGCGTCGCGCGCATGGCCTCGGGCGGCCGGCACGGGCTGGCACAATCGCTGTTTCAGGTGGGCGGCAATGCCGGCTCCGCCATTGGTCCGCTGCTCGCGGCTTTTATTGTTCTGCGCTATGGGCAGTCCAGCGTCGCCTGGTTTTCGATCGCGGCGTTGCTCGGGATGTTCCTGCTGATACACGTGGGGCGCTGGTACAAGGATCACGGACTGGCGCGAATGAAGCCCCACACTGAAAAGGGCGGGGCACCGGCCGCGCTGCCGCGCGCGAAGGTGAAACTGGCCATTGTCGTGTTGATCGCATTGATCTTCTCGAAATTCTTTTACATGGCCAGCATGACCAGCTATTACACCTTTTATCTGATCGACCGGTTTCAGGTTTCGATACAAAGCGCTCAGATCCATTTGTTCGTGTTTCTCGGCGCCGTCGCCCTTGGCACTATCACGGGAGGTTCACTCGGCGACCGCTTTGGACGCAAGGCAGTGATCTGGGTTTCGATCCTCGGGGTACTGCCGTTCACCTTGCTGCTGCCGTATGCCAATCTGTTCTGGACCGGTGTACTCAGCGTCCCCATCGGTTTCATTCTCGCGTCTGCGTTTCCGGCCATCGTGGTTTACGCACAGGAGCTGATGCCTTCCCGGATCGGCACCGTCGCCGGTTTGTTCTTCGGCCTTGCCTTTGGCCTGGGGGGCATCGGCGCGGCGGTGCTGGGAGAATTTGCCGATGCCACCAGCATCCAGCTCATGTTTCACGTGTGTGCGTTTCTGCCCATTATCGGCTTGCTCGCCAGTTTCCTGCCGCCTCTGGAGACGGAAAGCCGACGCCAGCGCCTGACAACGGCGGCGGTAGACATGACAGGAAATGTCGATGCCAGTCCGGAGCAGGCTCAGAAATAA
- a CDS encoding ABC-F family ATPase gives MITTANITMQFGAKPLFENISFKFGNGNRYGLIGANGSGKSTLIKILGGDLEPSSGNVSVDNNERLGKLRQDQFAFENYTVLDTVIMGHAELWRVKQERDRIYSLAEMSEEDGMKVADLEHKFAELDGYTAEARAGELLLGVGIPLEQHTGSMSAVAPGWKLRVLLAQALFADPDILLLDEPTNHLDINTIRWLEDVLNARNSTMIIISHDRHFLNGVCTHMADLDFGELRVYPGNYDEYMTAATLVRNQLLSDNAKKKAQIAELQTFVSRFSANASKAKQATSRARQIEKIELAEVKPSSRQNPFLRFDQAKRLYRLALEVKKMSQGYGTTPLFKGLNLSVEVGERVAIIGPNGIGKTTLLRTLVGELAPESGTVKWSENATPGYYAQDHAAGFSREMSLLDWMNQWKKPSDDEQAIRAVLGRLLFSQDEIKKSTKALSGGEQGRMLFGKLMLQQPNVLVMDEPTNHLDMESIESLNNALEKYPGTLIFVSHDREFVSSLATRIIEMTPQGVKNFGGSYEDYLRSQEEQAKQEQAKQAPGRLQKAR, from the coding sequence TTGATTACCACCGCCAACATCACCATGCAATTCGGGGCCAAGCCCCTGTTTGAAAACATCTCGTTCAAATTCGGCAACGGCAACCGCTACGGCCTGATCGGCGCTAACGGCAGCGGCAAGTCGACCTTGATAAAGATCCTCGGCGGCGACCTGGAACCAAGCTCGGGCAACGTGTCGGTCGACAACAACGAGCGCCTCGGCAAGCTGCGCCAGGACCAATTTGCCTTTGAGAACTACACGGTGCTCGACACCGTGATCATGGGCCATGCTGAGTTATGGCGTGTAAAACAGGAGCGCGACCGTATTTACAGCCTCGCGGAAATGAGCGAGGAAGACGGCATGAAGGTAGCCGATCTGGAGCACAAGTTTGCTGAACTCGACGGCTATACCGCCGAGGCGCGCGCCGGCGAATTGCTGCTCGGCGTTGGCATCCCGCTGGAGCAGCATACTGGCTCCATGAGCGCGGTGGCGCCGGGCTGGAAGCTGCGCGTGCTACTGGCACAGGCCCTGTTCGCCGATCCGGACATCCTGCTGCTGGACGAGCCCACCAACCATCTCGACATCAACACCATCCGCTGGCTGGAAGACGTGCTCAATGCACGCAACAGCACCATGATCATCATCTCGCACGACCGGCACTTCCTGAACGGCGTGTGCACGCACATGGCTGACCTGGATTTCGGCGAGCTGCGCGTCTATCCCGGCAACTACGACGAATACATGACCGCTGCTACCCTGGTGCGCAATCAGCTGCTGTCCGACAACGCCAAGAAGAAGGCACAGATTGCCGAGCTTCAGACCTTCGTCAGTCGTTTCTCCGCCAACGCCTCCAAGGCCAAGCAGGCCACTTCGCGCGCGCGCCAGATCGAAAAGATCGAACTCGCCGAGGTCAAGCCGTCAAGCCGGCAGAATCCATTCCTGCGTTTTGATCAGGCCAAGCGGCTTTACCGCCTGGCGCTGGAAGTAAAGAAAATGAGTCAGGGCTATGGCACGACGCCGCTGTTTAAAGGACTTAACCTGTCGGTCGAGGTTGGTGAGCGCGTGGCCATCATCGGTCCCAACGGTATTGGCAAGACCACGCTGCTGCGCACCCTGGTCGGTGAACTTGCCCCCGAGAGCGGCACGGTTAAGTGGTCGGAAAATGCCACGCCGGGCTACTACGCGCAGGACCATGCCGCTGGTTTTTCCAGGGAGATGTCTCTGCTCGACTGGATGAACCAATGGAAAAAACCCAGCGACGACGAACAGGCCATCCGCGCCGTCCTTGGGCGGTTGTTGTTTTCCCAGGATGAAATCAAGAAATCGACCAAGGCGCTGTCCGGCGGTGAACAGGGACGCATGCTGTTCGGCAAGCTGATGCTGCAGCAGCCCAATGTGCTGGTCATGGACGAGCCCACCAATCACCTGGACATGGAATCCATCGAGTCGCTTAACAATGCGCTGGAGAAATACCCCGGCACGCTGATTTTCGTCAGTCACGATCGTGAATTCGTTTCATCCCTGGCCACGCGCATCATCGAGATGACCCCGCAGGGCGTGAAGAACTTCGGCGGCAGCTACGAAGATTACTTGCGCAGTCAGGAAGAGCAGGCAAAACAAGAGCAGGCAAAGCAGGCGCCGGGCCGGTTGCAGAAGGCCCGATAA
- a CDS encoding DEAD/DEAH box helicase yields MSFSTLGLSADLLRAVSEKGYTQATPIQLQAIPVILEGKDILAGAQTGTGKTAGFTLPLLQRLNSQPPGAHRTIRALILTPTRELAIQVEESVRTYGKHVPLKSTVVYGGVGIHPQIDTLRRGVDILVATPGRLLDHVGQRTVNLSQVEILVLDEADRMLDMGFIRDIRKILALLPKKRQNLLFSATFSDEIKQLADGLLNAPVLIEVERHKIAAELVAQVYHPVDRVRKRELLSHLIHSQGWKQVLVFTRTKHGANRLSDQLEDDGISSSAIHGNKSQSARTKALADFKKGEVRVLVATDIAARGLDIDQLPHVVNYELPNVPEDYVHRIGRTGRAGKEGQAVSLVCVDEHEYLRDIQRLLQRDIPKVTIESFEPNSSIKAEPISHGRGQRGGGIPQGQRQGGEHRRHQPSSRTHARADGQRPPSNSRSHGGGGPRSSTHQPARSGGPRSHSQPPARPAAAHHANSHAPRGEVDGNRRAPEIIDNDHRRHGSPPRTYQPATHSRPQASKKPVEHRAKREVPALFEDGSKRGR; encoded by the coding sequence ATGTCATTTTCAACTCTCGGCCTGTCGGCCGATTTACTTCGTGCTGTGTCCGAAAAGGGCTATACCCAAGCCACCCCCATTCAGTTGCAGGCCATCCCCGTCATTCTCGAGGGCAAGGATATTCTCGCCGGCGCGCAGACTGGCACTGGCAAGACCGCCGGTTTCACTTTGCCGCTGCTGCAACGCCTCAACTCCCAGCCACCGGGTGCGCATCGCACGATCCGCGCGCTAATTCTGACCCCGACGCGTGAACTCGCCATACAGGTCGAGGAGAGCGTGCGCACCTATGGCAAGCATGTTCCGCTCAAGTCCACCGTGGTCTACGGCGGCGTCGGCATTCACCCTCAGATCGACACGCTGCGCCGTGGCGTGGACATCCTGGTGGCGACACCGGGGCGTTTGCTCGACCACGTCGGCCAAAGGACAGTGAATCTGTCTCAGGTTGAAATTCTGGTGCTGGACGAGGCCGATCGCATGCTCGACATGGGCTTCATACGTGATATCCGCAAGATCCTCGCGCTACTGCCCAAAAAGCGCCAGAACTTGCTGTTCTCCGCCACCTTCTCCGATGAAATCAAGCAGCTCGCTGATGGCCTGTTGAATGCGCCCGTGCTGATCGAAGTGGAGCGCCACAAAATTGCCGCCGAACTCGTGGCGCAGGTCTACCATCCGGTGGATCGCGTACGCAAACGCGAATTGCTGTCACACCTGATCCATTCGCAGGGCTGGAAGCAGGTGCTGGTGTTCACCCGCACCAAGCACGGCGCCAATCGTCTGTCCGATCAGCTGGAAGACGACGGTATCAGTTCCTCTGCCATTCACGGCAACAAGAGCCAGAGCGCACGCACCAAGGCCCTGGCGGATTTCAAAAAAGGCGAAGTGCGGGTGCTGGTAGCAACCGACATCGCCGCACGCGGACTGGACATCGACCAATTGCCGCACGTCGTGAATTACGAACTGCCCAACGTGCCGGAAGATTACGTGCATCGCATCGGCCGCACCGGCCGTGCCGGCAAGGAAGGCCAGGCGGTCTCGCTCGTGTGCGTGGATGAACATGAGTACCTGCGTGACATCCAGCGCCTGCTCCAGCGTGATATTCCGAAGGTAACGATAGAGAGCTTCGAGCCGAATTCGTCGATCAAGGCTGAGCCGATCAGTCATGGACGAGGCCAACGCGGCGGTGGCATACCGCAAGGCCAACGCCAGGGCGGCGAGCATCGCCGTCATCAGCCGTCGTCGCGTACGCATGCCCGCGCCGATGGTCAGCGCCCGCCATCGAATTCGCGTTCACATGGTGGTGGCGGCCCACGTTCGTCAACGCACCAACCGGCACGTTCCGGCGGACCGCGTTCACATTCGCAGCCGCCTGCCCGACCCGCTGCGGCGCATCACGCCAATAGCCACGCCCCGCGCGGAGAGGTGGATGGCAACCGCCGCGCGCCGGAAATCATCGATAACGATCATCGCCGCCATGGTTCACCGCCCCGGACGTATCAACCGGCAACACATTCCCGCCCGCAGGCTTCCAAGAAGCCTGTCGAGCACCGCGCCAAGCGCGAGGTGCCGGCATTGTTCGAAGATGGCAGCAAGCGCGGACGTTAA
- a CDS encoding SlyX family protein, which produces MNERLTELEVRVAFQDKTLQDLNEVVTRQQREIDRLTKELEAVKSRLSGLAPSMVIQQEDEKPPPHY; this is translated from the coding sequence ATGAACGAACGACTAACTGAATTGGAAGTGCGTGTCGCGTTTCAGGACAAGACCCTCCAGGACCTGAACGAGGTGGTGACGCGTCAACAGCGGGAGATCGACCGCTTGACGAAAGAGCTGGAGGCAGTGAAATCCCGACTCTCAGGCCTCGCGCCCTCGATGGTCATCCAACAGGAGGATGAAAAACCACCCCCGCACTACTAG
- a CDS encoding cupin domain-containing protein: MALHHAASGEIVDIRPLGKKLKEAISVTLVKTPHLQVFRYILLKSNEFAEHKVHGEITVQCLEGVVEFTSQGRKQMLRAGEFVYLAGGDQHALKGMEDASVLVTIVSNK, translated from the coding sequence ATGGCACTTCATCATGCAGCATCCGGCGAGATTGTTGATATTCGACCACTTGGCAAGAAATTGAAGGAGGCCATTTCGGTTACTCTCGTGAAAACCCCCCATCTCCAGGTCTTTCGATATATCCTCCTCAAAAGCAACGAATTCGCCGAGCACAAGGTGCACGGCGAGATCACGGTACAGTGTCTCGAAGGCGTAGTTGAATTCACCTCGCAAGGGCGAAAACAAATGCTGCGAGCCGGTGAGTTTGTGTATCTCGCGGGGGGCGATCAGCACGCTCTCAAAGGAATGGAGGACGCTTCCGTGTTGGTGACTATTGTGTCGAATAAGTGA